One segment of Sulfobacillus thermosulfidooxidans DSM 9293 DNA contains the following:
- a CDS encoding homoserine dehydrogenase: MKTTHIGLLGLGTVGKGVVEALSHQNTVVIDKVLVRDVTHHHSNLPLTTDIHEILDNPDIDIVVEVMGGIDPAYEYLATALQKGKSVVTANKEVVARFGPKLMAMAREHRQGFLFEASVGGGMPILDALTWHLNATPIHAVEGVVNGTTNFILDQMEQGMDYQAALQRAQALGFAEQDPSADVDGWDSARKLSILAGLAFHSWIDAENGYVKGITEVRAAHLHRLKEMGFGVRLVARAERHPSSIGFVVAPTVYPLGHRYLKLAGSQNAIGIFSDAGTTWIEGPGAGGLATATSIVSDIQRIRFSVPDRDPIQFESLPVENINDAYLIFAEDPERPLPVIAEALKSGPGYLILPYELPHEEGFVQYRYRAK, encoded by the coding sequence ATGAAGACAACACATATTGGGCTTTTAGGATTAGGAACCGTCGGCAAAGGCGTTGTGGAAGCCTTATCTCACCAAAATACCGTAGTCATTGACAAAGTTTTGGTACGCGATGTGACTCATCACCATTCCAACTTGCCTCTAACCACAGATATTCACGAGATCCTTGATAATCCGGATATTGACATTGTGGTTGAAGTCATGGGCGGTATCGATCCAGCCTATGAATATCTAGCCACGGCATTACAAAAGGGCAAATCGGTCGTAACCGCTAACAAAGAAGTGGTCGCACGCTTTGGCCCAAAACTGATGGCGATGGCCCGTGAACATCGCCAAGGTTTCTTATTTGAAGCGAGTGTTGGCGGAGGAATGCCCATATTAGATGCCTTAACCTGGCATCTAAATGCCACTCCGATCCATGCCGTTGAAGGGGTCGTGAATGGCACAACCAATTTCATTTTGGATCAAATGGAACAGGGCATGGACTATCAAGCCGCATTACAGCGTGCGCAAGCATTAGGTTTTGCGGAACAAGATCCATCAGCCGATGTGGATGGATGGGATAGCGCGCGTAAACTGTCGATATTGGCAGGGCTCGCCTTCCATTCTTGGATTGATGCCGAAAATGGATATGTTAAAGGAATCACAGAGGTTCGAGCAGCCCATTTGCATCGATTAAAGGAGATGGGATTTGGCGTGCGACTTGTCGCTCGAGCAGAACGCCATCCTTCCTCTATTGGTTTTGTCGTAGCCCCAACGGTTTATCCCTTAGGCCACCGCTACCTCAAACTGGCAGGCTCCCAAAATGCCATTGGGATTTTTTCCGATGCGGGAACGACGTGGATTGAAGGTCCGGGTGCTGGCGGATTAGCGACGGCTACTAGCATTGTGTCCGATATCCAGCGTATACGTTTTAGTGTTCCCGACCGCGATCCGATTCAGTTTGAGTCATTACCGGTTGAAAATATTAATGATGCGTATTTGATTTTTGCCGAAGATCCGGAAAGGCCCCTGCCAGTCATCGCAGAAGCGTTAAAAAGCGGGCCAGGATATCTCATCTTACCCTATGAATTGCCCCATGAAGAAGGTTTCGTGCAATACCGTTACCGAGCAAAATGA
- a CDS encoding lytic transglycosylase domain-containing protein yields the protein MAQRKRYRLKAGRAGVFWISFILFVLIMLYRYVAPMPYRAVIWHEAQVNHLSPYLVAAVIRVESSYRPNAVSSKGAIGLMQLIPSTAKWASLKADNRRIQTAELFDPALNIHLGTWYLNQLLQSYAGNEVLGLAAYNAGSRNVRNWLSEGLLTPSATSAQKIPFPETKHFVHRVLFYKVLYHSLYGFFPPPSRHSSLWQALLP from the coding sequence ATGGCGCAACGCAAACGCTACCGTCTAAAGGCGGGCCGCGCAGGAGTTTTTTGGATCAGCTTTATACTATTTGTTCTTATTATGTTGTACCGCTATGTGGCACCCATGCCCTACCGAGCTGTGATTTGGCATGAAGCCCAAGTGAACCATCTCAGTCCCTATTTAGTGGCTGCTGTGATTCGGGTGGAAAGTAGTTACCGGCCCAATGCCGTGAGCAGTAAAGGGGCGATTGGTCTCATGCAACTCATCCCTTCGACGGCAAAGTGGGCGAGTTTAAAGGCGGACAATCGAAGGATTCAGACAGCCGAATTATTTGATCCGGCACTGAACATCCACCTGGGGACGTGGTATTTAAATCAACTTTTGCAAAGTTATGCGGGTAATGAAGTGTTGGGCCTAGCGGCCTATAATGCAGGTTCGCGCAATGTGCGCAACTGGTTAAGCGAAGGATTATTAACCCCGTCGGCCACTTCGGCCCAAAAGATTCCGTTTCCTGAAACAAAACATTTTGTCCACCGCGTACTGTTCTATAAGGTCCTTTATCATTCCCTCTACGGATTTTTTCCACCGCCATCTCGGCATTCGTCGTTATGGCAGGCCTTGTTACCATAA
- the coaE gene encoding dephospho-CoA kinase (Dephospho-CoA kinase (CoaE) performs the final step in coenzyme A biosynthesis.) — protein sequence MRVIGLTGSIGTGKSEVSRILQELGAQVIDADELTHHLQQRGQEVWRAIWQHYGWSVLGPDGQLLRRKLGHRIFLDPRERQGLNAIVHPVVQQHITRQLAELSQRGYHVAVIDMPLLIEGNWRHVVDEIWVVYAPLDLQLQRVIERDHLGQEEALRRIQAQMPIDEKLRYADYVIDNQGSLERLREQVTRLWRNANATV from the coding sequence ATGCGAGTGATAGGATTGACAGGGAGCATTGGTACTGGGAAGTCCGAAGTCAGTCGCATTTTGCAAGAATTAGGGGCTCAGGTGATTGATGCCGATGAATTGACCCATCATTTACAACAGCGTGGACAAGAAGTGTGGCGCGCGATTTGGCAACACTATGGGTGGAGTGTCTTAGGTCCGGACGGTCAATTATTGCGGCGGAAATTAGGGCACCGGATTTTTCTTGATCCGAGAGAACGCCAAGGGTTAAATGCTATCGTGCACCCTGTGGTTCAGCAGCACATTACGAGGCAATTAGCTGAGCTATCCCAAAGGGGATATCATGTTGCCGTGATCGATATGCCGTTGCTTATTGAAGGGAATTGGCGGCATGTCGTGGACGAAATCTGGGTCGTTTATGCACCCCTAGACTTGCAATTACAGCGCGTCATTGAGCGTGATCATTTGGGTCAAGAGGAAGCATTGCGGCGTATTCAGGCACAGATGCCTATCGACGAAAAACTCCGCTATGCGGACTATGTCATAGACAATCAAGGATCTTTGGAGCGTTTAAGAGAACAGGTGACACGTTTATGGCGCAACGCAAACGCTACCGTCTAA
- a CDS encoding ABC transporter substrate-binding protein — protein MRGRMWPWLLLVLAFLPALLIQEPKTKLQPVSSHVFTEAIFQNPNNLDPALASNAADWQVASNIFQTLLDISPTGSIVPGLASSVTYRGNIVTIELRHETLANGVEVTPDMVAEALVRPLVAPVNSQAARSLLSQVVGVKRFEEGKTKYLQGIQVTGPNSLELTLKQPAGPGFLRNLANPALAIVPASDQRQGGDNWQFTNLIGTGGYTLTQWTPDASLSFSKVSGQGPQAVNLIVYSGLSQALLAYENHLVNAIPLQPDQLKQLTRSELAHVEPLNVPGDLSLYVNTTQKKLALPEISLTRWVHAAFFGRLSPLSRQYPSSIQSKPPQSVSLTVWVNQNNAEAMQLASTLKTIDPHVIIQATTSTNLSQMAHAGKISAYLGIINQFPHGVGIPLVPDVSFWLFSHPVSHAIVMEHDVLSWHSVP, from the coding sequence ATGCGAGGACGAATGTGGCCGTGGCTGTTACTGGTATTGGCCTTCTTACCAGCACTGTTAATCCAAGAACCCAAGACCAAGTTACAGCCAGTATCTAGCCATGTGTTTACCGAAGCCATTTTTCAAAATCCCAATAACTTGGACCCTGCTCTGGCCTCTAATGCTGCCGATTGGCAAGTTGCGAGCAATATCTTTCAAACCTTATTAGATATTTCGCCCACGGGTTCCATTGTCCCAGGCCTGGCAAGTTCGGTCACATACCGGGGCAATATTGTCACCATTGAGTTACGTCACGAGACACTGGCAAATGGCGTAGAGGTGACACCGGATATGGTTGCCGAAGCTTTGGTACGTCCTTTGGTGGCTCCGGTCAATTCTCAGGCCGCTCGGTCTTTGCTTTCTCAGGTTGTCGGGGTGAAACGGTTTGAAGAGGGCAAAACGAAGTACCTGCAAGGCATTCAAGTGACGGGACCCAATAGCTTAGAACTGACCTTGAAGCAGCCTGCGGGTCCGGGTTTTCTTAGAAACTTGGCCAATCCAGCCTTGGCGATTGTCCCTGCGTCTGATCAAAGGCAAGGCGGAGACAATTGGCAATTCACCAATTTGATTGGGACAGGCGGCTATACCTTGACCCAATGGACACCGGATGCCTCGCTGAGTTTTTCCAAGGTTTCTGGCCAGGGCCCGCAAGCCGTCAATTTGATCGTCTATTCCGGTTTGTCCCAAGCACTGTTGGCGTATGAAAATCATCTCGTCAATGCCATTCCTTTGCAGCCGGACCAGTTAAAACAGTTGACACGGTCTGAACTCGCCCATGTAGAGCCCCTTAACGTACCGGGTGACTTGTCGCTTTACGTGAATACCACGCAAAAAAAACTGGCGTTACCAGAAATTTCTCTGACTAGGTGGGTTCATGCGGCCTTTTTCGGACGACTCTCACCTCTATCTCGTCAATATCCTAGCAGCATTCAATCAAAACCGCCGCAATCGGTTTCGTTGACTGTGTGGGTCAACCAAAATAATGCGGAGGCGATGCAATTAGCCAGTACCTTAAAGACAATCGACCCGCATGTGATCATCCAAGCGACGACCAGTACTAACTTGAGTCAAATGGCGCATGCGGGCAAAATTTCTGCCTATCTGGGTATCATCAATCAATTTCCCCATGGTGTGGGGATTCCTCTGGTCCCGGATGTGAGTTTTTGGTTATTTTCTCATCCCGTTTCGCATGCGATCGTCATGGAACACGACGTCTTATCATGGCATTCTGTCCCATAG
- the mutM gene encoding bifunctional DNA-formamidopyrimidine glycosylase/DNA-(apurinic or apyrimidinic site) lyase, producing the protein MPELPEVETIRYYLDHVLPGQKVHKVLHIDPRMVKTGSLSAEEIARRLPGHVVKSIKRRGKFLFLEWETQDHLLIHLGMSGRLIWIQNHEPWALHTHLVLDFEENQLRLIDPRRFGRIGWIDRGVELVPHLGTEPLSADLTSQFLVKRLQGRQAPIKSLLLDQSIIAGLGNIYVDESLFRAKIRPDRPGGSLEPREIKRLVRSIRRVLQEAIEHRGTSFSDYVDALGHPGQNQDYLMVYGRNQAECRVCGQPIVTKVIQGRTSHFCLHCQK; encoded by the coding sequence ATGCCTGAATTACCGGAAGTCGAAACGATACGCTATTATTTAGATCATGTTTTGCCTGGCCAAAAGGTGCACAAGGTGTTACATATTGACCCACGAATGGTCAAAACTGGATCTCTGTCTGCGGAAGAAATCGCTCGCCGATTACCGGGGCACGTGGTAAAATCCATAAAGCGACGGGGAAAATTTCTGTTTCTGGAATGGGAAACGCAGGATCATTTGCTCATTCACTTGGGAATGTCCGGCCGCCTGATATGGATTCAAAATCATGAACCGTGGGCGCTGCATACGCACCTCGTTCTAGACTTTGAGGAAAATCAGTTACGGCTCATCGATCCCAGGCGATTTGGACGCATTGGCTGGATTGATAGGGGAGTTGAGCTTGTGCCTCATTTAGGCACGGAGCCCTTAAGCGCGGACCTGACCAGCCAGTTTCTAGTCAAACGACTTCAAGGCCGGCAGGCACCAATTAAGAGCTTATTGCTCGACCAAAGCATCATCGCGGGGCTAGGGAATATTTATGTCGATGAATCATTATTTCGGGCGAAAATTCGACCTGATCGGCCGGGAGGATCACTGGAACCTCGGGAAATCAAGCGGTTGGTCCGGTCTATCCGCAGGGTGCTCCAAGAGGCTATTGAACATCGTGGAACATCCTTTTCCGACTATGTGGATGCGCTGGGTCATCCTGGACAAAATCAAGACTATTTGATGGTTTATGGTCGGAATCAAGCGGAATGCCGAGTATGTGGACAACCGATTGTCACAAAAGTGATTCAAGGGCGGACAAGCCATTTTTGTTTACACTGTCAGAAATAA
- the polA gene encoding DNA polymerase I — protein MPTQLLIDGHSLLFRAYHALLTQNLQTKDGTPTGAIHGFLSMVIKVITNEHPDRVIMAYDGPHKTFRHEQYLEYKANRVESPDEFRQQVPLALDIVRHLGIPTVMVDGFEADDVIGTLTTLGQSKGYQTLIVTGDRDLLQLVDKNVTVLLTTRTGISDLDRMDEGKVEEKMGVRPDQIPDLKGLMGDSSDNIPGVRGIGEQSAKELLRRYGSVDNIIQHLPEIDNARWLKALKGHEDEAITYRNLATIVRDVPLKWPEMAEPFTFQMDDEANQLLEKLELHAIKRRLMKDSPASEVPAEESVQTVINRSHEWVDWDEINKKSPYLVVWVEQDQIFVMDEAGHMARYQGTTWPQIPLWTWDSKAIYHFWLRHEIDGPCFAEDGKLQSYLLDSEQGHYDLSSVAALHQLRKPTTIEDCLITSEHLILKQRQDIETMGLDKLYREVELPLSRVLAEMEAVGMYVDREQLKALGQELDESIQIVQQEIYDLATTEFNINSPQQLGEILFVKLNLPSAKRTKTGGFSTDAETLEKIAPLHPIVDKILFYRQLMKIKGTYVEGVLPLIGPDNRVHTTFHQTGTATGRLSSSDPNLQNIPVRLPLGRRVRSVFVPSPGRTLLAADYSQIELRILAHLSGDEHLIEAFWHGEDIHRRTAAEIFNIPFDQVDSTWRNRAKAVNFGIVYGISDFGLARDTGVSQHEAKDYIARYFARYPKLKEYFDGVIEQARNEGIVRTVMGRIRPLKDIHSKNRARRMYAERMAMNTAIQGSAADLIKIAMVNLRKRCRAEHLHSELVLQVHDELIWDAIDDEIVSLAQLAQESMTGAMHLRVPLVVEFKKGLTWENMTPWKMDSNA, from the coding sequence ATGCCGACCCAACTTTTAATTGATGGTCATAGTTTGTTGTTTCGAGCGTATCATGCGTTATTGACACAAAATCTGCAAACGAAAGACGGTACGCCAACTGGCGCCATTCATGGATTTTTGTCCATGGTTATCAAAGTCATCACAAATGAACACCCGGATCGGGTCATTATGGCCTATGACGGTCCTCATAAAACCTTCCGCCACGAACAATACCTTGAATATAAAGCGAACCGCGTGGAAAGTCCTGATGAATTTCGCCAACAAGTGCCGTTGGCTTTAGACATTGTGCGGCATTTGGGCATTCCAACGGTCATGGTCGATGGATTTGAAGCGGATGATGTGATTGGAACTTTGACCACATTAGGTCAAAGTAAAGGGTATCAGACCTTAATTGTGACGGGTGATCGTGACCTCCTCCAACTAGTGGATAAAAATGTGACAGTACTGCTCACTACACGAACCGGCATTAGCGATTTAGATCGTATGGATGAAGGCAAAGTCGAAGAAAAAATGGGTGTCCGTCCCGATCAAATTCCGGATTTAAAGGGACTCATGGGGGATAGTTCGGATAATATTCCCGGTGTTCGCGGAATTGGTGAACAATCGGCTAAAGAGCTTTTGCGACGTTACGGCTCAGTCGACAATATCATTCAGCATTTACCTGAGATCGACAACGCACGGTGGCTTAAAGCGTTAAAAGGTCACGAAGACGAAGCGATTACCTACCGGAATTTAGCAACGATTGTGCGCGATGTGCCTTTGAAATGGCCGGAGATGGCCGAACCTTTCACCTTCCAGATGGATGATGAGGCCAACCAGTTATTGGAGAAGTTAGAGCTACATGCGATTAAACGGCGACTTATGAAGGATTCACCAGCGTCCGAAGTCCCAGCAGAGGAGTCGGTACAAACGGTTATTAACCGCTCCCATGAGTGGGTTGATTGGGATGAGATTAATAAAAAAAGCCCCTATCTCGTTGTGTGGGTAGAACAGGATCAAATCTTTGTGATGGATGAAGCGGGACACATGGCACGTTACCAGGGGACAACATGGCCCCAAATACCATTATGGACGTGGGATAGCAAAGCCATCTACCATTTTTGGCTGCGCCATGAAATAGACGGTCCCTGTTTTGCAGAAGATGGTAAACTCCAGTCCTATCTGCTCGATTCGGAACAAGGACATTATGATTTGTCATCTGTCGCGGCATTACACCAACTGCGTAAACCCACAACAATTGAGGACTGTCTGATTACCTCGGAGCACCTGATTCTTAAACAGCGCCAAGACATAGAAACCATGGGGCTGGACAAGCTCTACCGTGAGGTCGAATTGCCATTAAGCCGTGTCTTGGCGGAAATGGAAGCCGTGGGCATGTATGTTGACCGCGAACAGTTGAAGGCTTTAGGTCAGGAACTGGATGAATCGATTCAAATCGTTCAACAGGAAATTTATGATCTGGCCACGACCGAGTTTAATATCAATTCGCCGCAGCAATTGGGAGAGATCCTGTTTGTGAAATTGAACTTACCCAGTGCGAAGCGAACCAAAACGGGCGGCTTTTCTACGGATGCCGAAACCTTGGAAAAAATTGCGCCATTACATCCCATTGTCGACAAGATCTTATTTTATCGCCAGCTCATGAAAATTAAGGGCACCTATGTGGAGGGAGTTTTGCCGTTAATTGGTCCTGATAACCGGGTACATACCACTTTTCATCAAACGGGGACCGCAACAGGCCGGTTATCGTCAAGTGACCCCAATTTGCAAAACATTCCTGTCCGTTTACCTTTAGGACGTCGAGTGCGCAGTGTGTTTGTGCCGAGCCCTGGTCGAACACTGTTAGCAGCCGATTATTCCCAAATTGAGCTGAGAATTTTGGCGCACTTATCTGGTGATGAGCATCTGATTGAGGCGTTTTGGCATGGGGAAGACATCCATCGGCGCACCGCGGCAGAAATCTTTAATATTCCGTTTGACCAGGTCGATAGTACCTGGCGAAACCGCGCCAAGGCGGTGAACTTTGGCATTGTGTACGGGATTTCTGATTTTGGTTTAGCGAGGGATACGGGTGTCAGCCAACATGAGGCTAAGGATTACATTGCCCGCTATTTTGCCCGTTATCCGAAACTGAAAGAGTATTTTGATGGAGTGATTGAACAAGCGCGCAACGAAGGCATTGTGCGAACGGTCATGGGCCGCATCCGTCCTTTAAAGGATATTCATTCGAAGAACCGGGCACGGCGAATGTATGCTGAACGCATGGCGATGAACACGGCGATTCAAGGAAGTGCTGCCGATTTGATTAAAATCGCGATGGTGAACTTGAGAAAACGGTGTCGAGCGGAACACCTGCACAGTGAACTGGTGCTACAGGTGCATGATGAATTAATTTGGGATGCCATCGATGATGAAATAGTGAGTCTCGCGCAATTAGCTCAAGAATCCATGACTGGGGCGATGCATCTTCGCGTGCCGTTGGTCGTGGAATTTAAAAAGGGTCTAACCTGGGAGAATATGACACCGTGGAAGATGGACAGCAATGCCTGA
- a CDS encoding alpha/beta fold hydrolase, translating into MPVPWLFIHGAGSTSRSWSRQHRLPFASQFCDLPARPQILPTHLITSLAEWCLTQIHEPAIVVGHSMGGAIAQMMAILQPLSVKALVLVGTGPRLPVNPDLLEQLVTNPHQALENIARWSLARQFDPNLYEANLRLLETVSADRILHELTACSLFDSRPVLDQYTGPVFLIRGAEDRMTPEVLSNEFLAIWPDMPIYTIAHSGHLVMLEQPELFNETLLTIADRIPDAEKR; encoded by the coding sequence ATGCCTGTGCCTTGGCTATTTATTCATGGAGCGGGTTCGACCAGCCGATCCTGGTCTCGGCAACATCGCCTGCCCTTTGCCTCCCAGTTTTGTGATTTGCCCGCCAGGCCGCAAATTTTACCGACTCATCTCATAACCTCGTTAGCCGAGTGGTGTTTAACTCAGATCCATGAACCCGCGATTGTAGTCGGTCATTCGATGGGAGGAGCCATCGCCCAGATGATGGCCATCCTTCAGCCTCTATCCGTCAAAGCCCTCGTGTTGGTGGGGACGGGACCACGCTTACCCGTTAATCCAGATTTATTGGAGCAATTAGTCACAAATCCTCATCAAGCACTAGAAAACATCGCTCGGTGGTCGTTAGCCCGCCAGTTTGATCCCAACTTATATGAGGCAAACCTCCGGCTGTTAGAAACGGTCTCGGCCGACCGGATTTTACACGAGTTAACAGCCTGTAGTCTTTTTGATAGCCGTCCCGTCTTAGACCAGTATACTGGTCCTGTCTTTCTCATTCGTGGTGCCGAAGACCGGATGACACCGGAAGTCTTGTCCAATGAGTTTTTAGCCATATGGCCAGACATGCCCATTTATACCATTGCGCATAGCGGTCATCTCGTTATGCTCGAACAGCCGGAATTATTTAACGAAACCTTATTAACCATTGCGGATCGCATCCCTGATGCGGAAAAACGATAA